The following proteins come from a genomic window of Candidatus Hydrogenedens sp.:
- a CDS encoding alginate export family protein, with translation MNKSFLWKGTIVFILCATITSVAVAELQSVSVGGELRIRGRWYINTFAPRTERIPPAFIQKRPVGGNRISSILKWDDEGSDWTRYETSVLLNFKADFTDNVSAFIEFYDWHIWGEDFRSRDYVTGIDTRADSKDDVEIEQAYVEVRELFGAPLTLRVGRQDLIMGKGWLVTNMLTPSQYSSHDAIRLTYKQGDWTVDAFASKLNDRFQIEQDGDIDFYGIYGTYAGWKPLTVSAYWYFLRDGLSPHDTTGNPIMEFAEDLVGRDDYGVTKLHTVGIRAFGKSTGFDYDLELAYQFGDADSLGATFKPIGMIYGDDDAHWGDLGAELTVGYTFEDVKWSPRIYTLGVYFQGHDNRSINFWDWLNPFYEPEASHSFNRLFSDKNYLPTVNDNGWLSNYWQVQLGFELKPTEKILLHVHGAYDGIVFPFDPPKTFKVLGRKFYAAPLLSFWTDEGESDIGWEIAAWIKYNYSKDLWFMLYGNYLFVGDGLAQGAYIQGNGTDFSGGSDNNDAGYIFWMTVLKF, from the coding sequence ATGAACAAATCTTTTTTGTGGAAGGGGACGATTGTATTTATTTTGTGTGCAACTATTACATCCGTAGCAGTTGCAGAATTGCAGAGTGTGTCAGTTGGGGGTGAATTGAGAATCCGCGGTCGGTGGTATATTAATACCTTTGCACCAAGAACGGAAAGGATACCACCTGCATTTATCCAGAAAAGACCTGTCGGCGGAAATAGAATTTCATCTATTTTAAAATGGGATGACGAAGGTTCCGATTGGACAAGGTATGAGACCTCTGTATTGCTGAATTTCAAAGCAGATTTTACGGATAATGTTTCTGCGTTCATCGAATTTTATGATTGGCATATCTGGGGTGAAGATTTCCGTTCGCGGGATTATGTTACGGGTATAGACACACGCGCTGATTCCAAAGACGATGTAGAAATTGAACAAGCCTATGTAGAAGTTCGGGAATTGTTCGGTGCTCCATTAACATTACGCGTAGGTCGTCAGGATTTAATTATGGGCAAAGGCTGGTTGGTAACCAATATGCTAACCCCTTCTCAATATTCTTCACATGATGCTATTCGATTAACCTATAAACAGGGAGATTGGACAGTTGATGCCTTTGCGTCAAAACTTAATGACCGATTCCAGATTGAACAGGATGGTGATATAGATTTCTATGGTATTTATGGAACTTATGCCGGATGGAAGCCATTGACTGTTTCTGCTTATTGGTATTTCTTAAGAGATGGTTTAAGTCCGCACGATACAACCGGAAATCCCATTATGGAATTTGCTGAAGATTTAGTCGGTCGCGATGATTATGGTGTTACCAAACTACATACAGTAGGTATTCGTGCATTTGGTAAATCCACAGGTTTTGATTATGATTTAGAACTGGCATATCAATTTGGGGATGCTGATTCTTTAGGTGCAACTTTTAAACCCATTGGAATGATTTATGGTGATGATGATGCTCATTGGGGTGATTTGGGTGCTGAACTTACGGTTGGATATACCTTTGAAGATGTTAAATGGTCTCCACGAATTTATACTTTAGGTGTATATTTCCAGGGACATGACAATCGTAGCATTAATTTCTGGGATTGGTTAAATCCATTTTATGAACCTGAAGCAAGTCATTCATTTAATCGTCTTTTCTCAGATAAGAACTATTTACCTACTGTGAATGATAATGGTTGGTTATCTAACTACTGGCAGGTGCAATTAGGGTTTGAACTCAAACCAACAGAGAAAATTTTATTACATGTCCATGGTGCTTACGATGGAATTGTTTTTCCATTTGACCCACCCAAGACATTTAAGGTATTGGGGAGAAAATTCTATGCGGCACCATTGCTTAGCTTCTGGACAGATGAAGGAGAGAGTGATATCGGTTGGGAAATTGCCGCATGGATTAAATACAATTATTCCAAAGATTTATGGTTCATGCTATACGGAAACTACCTATTTGTAGGCGATGGTTTAGCCCAAGGCGCCTATATTCAAGGCAATGGTACCGATTTCTCGGGTGGTTCAGATAACAACGATGCTGGATATATTTTCTGGATGACAGTGCTAAAATTTTAA